One segment of Micromonospora parathelypteridis DNA contains the following:
- a CDS encoding ABC transporter substrate-binding protein: MRPRVAVAAGGAIALVVALGACSKNTGEGTTVDSERQQTGVIATDPKDSQGPAAEVSGAQKGGTFTIIRESPISHLDPQRTYSFAGLMTNPLFARYLTTWKDDGKGGLVLVGDLAETPGKNVNNDCKVWEFKIKDGVKFEDGRPITSKEIGYGIARSFDPDLSGGPTYIQEWLADTPQFDTKWDFKKNKTSLPPGLTAPDPKTLRFEFAKPRCDLPFAVSLPTTAPLPADKDTGVDLDKQPFSSGPYKVAKNQVGVQITLDRNPNWDAKTDPVRHQYPDQFVWSFGPTADAANNRVIADNGADQSALAFNAVPASLVAKVAGDASLKSRSILSPTPSANQLVINNQRVKDLKVRQALNYAIDREGMVKALGGQTVAAPLTTLMPPATIGYKAYEAYPAGPNGNVDKAKELLGGQTPELVLGVADNSTEQQQGAQLKANLERAGFKITLRNISDDAKLDEIKKKDNPWDLYIGNWAADWPSGASILPVLYDGRTIKAEGNSNQSYFNDPAVNAEIDRILALEPGAQGPEWAKLDERIMKEYAPVVPLYVDVAYNVHGTKAGGIFISSVFGYPSFVNAYVKP; the protein is encoded by the coding sequence ATGCGACCACGCGTGGCGGTTGCCGCAGGCGGCGCGATAGCTCTGGTTGTGGCATTGGGTGCGTGCTCGAAGAACACGGGCGAGGGCACCACGGTGGACAGCGAACGGCAGCAGACCGGGGTCATCGCGACCGACCCCAAGGACTCGCAGGGCCCGGCGGCCGAGGTGAGTGGCGCCCAGAAGGGTGGCACCTTCACCATCATCCGGGAGTCGCCGATCTCCCACCTCGACCCGCAGCGGACGTACTCGTTCGCCGGTCTGATGACCAACCCGCTCTTCGCCCGCTATCTGACCACCTGGAAGGACGACGGCAAGGGCGGCCTGGTCCTCGTCGGCGACCTGGCCGAGACCCCGGGCAAGAACGTCAACAACGACTGCAAGGTCTGGGAATTCAAGATCAAGGACGGGGTGAAGTTCGAGGACGGCCGGCCGATCACCTCCAAGGAGATCGGGTACGGCATCGCCCGCTCCTTCGACCCGGACCTCTCCGGCGGCCCCACCTACATCCAGGAGTGGCTGGCCGACACCCCGCAGTTCGACACCAAGTGGGACTTCAAGAAGAACAAGACGTCGCTGCCGCCCGGCCTGACCGCGCCGGACCCCAAGACGCTGCGCTTCGAGTTCGCCAAGCCCCGCTGTGACCTGCCGTTCGCGGTCTCGCTGCCGACCACCGCGCCGCTGCCGGCGGACAAGGACACCGGCGTCGACCTGGACAAGCAGCCGTTCTCGTCCGGCCCCTACAAGGTCGCCAAGAACCAGGTCGGCGTGCAGATCACCCTGGACCGCAACCCCAACTGGGACGCGAAGACCGACCCGGTCCGGCACCAGTACCCGGACCAGTTCGTGTGGAGCTTCGGCCCGACCGCGGACGCCGCCAACAACCGGGTGATCGCCGACAACGGCGCCGACCAGAGCGCGCTCGCCTTCAACGCCGTACCCGCCTCGCTGGTCGCCAAGGTGGCCGGGGACGCGTCGCTGAAGTCGCGCAGCATCCTCTCGCCGACCCCGAGCGCCAACCAGCTCGTGATCAACAACCAGCGGGTCAAGGACCTGAAGGTCCGTCAGGCGCTCAACTACGCCATCGACCGCGAGGGCATGGTCAAGGCGCTCGGCGGCCAGACCGTGGCCGCGCCGCTGACCACGCTGATGCCGCCGGCCACCATCGGCTACAAGGCGTACGAGGCGTACCCGGCGGGCCCGAACGGCAACGTCGACAAGGCCAAGGAACTGCTCGGTGGGCAGACGCCGGAGCTGGTCCTCGGTGTCGCCGACAACTCGACCGAGCAGCAGCAGGGCGCCCAGCTCAAGGCCAACCTGGAGCGGGCCGGCTTCAAGATCACGCTGCGGAACATCTCGGACGACGCGAAGCTCGACGAGATCAAGAAGAAGGACAACCCCTGGGACCTGTACATCGGTAACTGGGCGGCGGACTGGCCGAGCGGCGCCTCGATCCTGCCGGTGCTCTACGACGGCCGGACCATCAAGGCCGAGGGCAACAGCAACCAGTCCTACTTCAACGACCCGGCCGTCAACGCCGAGATCGACCGGATCCTCGCGCTCGAGCCGGGCGCGCAGGGTCCCGAGTGGGCCAAGCTCGACGAGCGGATCATGAAGGAGTACGCCCCGGTGGTGCCGCTCTACGTCGACGTGGCCTACAACGTGCACGGAACGAAGGCCGGTGGAATCTTCATCTCCAGCGTCTTCGGCTACCCGTCGTTCGTCAACGCGTACGTCAAGCCGTAA
- a CDS encoding ABC transporter permease — MARFLIKRLFSATLTLFAVSVLTFLMFFALPRDPVTGMCPKNCNPERLERVRDDLGLNDPLVSQYAGYMKGIVTGRDLGSAQGGRCDAPCLGWSYVSNEAVSDTIARVLPVTLSIVIPAAILWLLLGVGLGMVSALRRGTWVDRAAIGFSLTGASLQLYFVGAVLLLVFVYNLRLLPVPSYTSLFDNPVKWASGLVLAWVALAFLFSAIYARLSRAQMLETLSEDFVRTARAKGLAKPKVYGRHALRAAITPVVTIAGLDVGGALGGTVITETTFGIQGLGRTAVDAVRSGDLPTIMATVLIAAVFVVLANVLVDLLYAAIDPRVRLR, encoded by the coding sequence ATGGCGCGATTTCTGATCAAGCGGCTCTTCTCGGCCACGCTGACCCTCTTCGCGGTGAGCGTGCTGACCTTCCTGATGTTCTTCGCCCTGCCGCGCGACCCGGTCACCGGCATGTGCCCGAAGAACTGCAACCCGGAGCGGCTGGAGCGGGTCCGCGACGATCTGGGCCTGAACGACCCGCTGGTCAGCCAGTACGCCGGCTACATGAAGGGCATCGTCACCGGACGGGACCTGGGCAGCGCTCAGGGCGGCCGGTGCGACGCGCCCTGCCTGGGCTGGTCGTACGTCAGCAACGAGGCCGTCTCGGACACCATCGCCCGGGTGCTGCCGGTGACGCTGAGCATCGTGATCCCGGCGGCCATCCTCTGGTTGCTGCTCGGGGTGGGGCTGGGCATGGTGTCCGCGTTGCGCCGGGGCACCTGGGTGGACCGGGCGGCCATCGGCTTCTCGCTGACCGGCGCCTCGCTGCAGCTGTACTTCGTGGGCGCGGTGCTGCTGCTGGTGTTCGTCTACAACCTGCGACTACTGCCGGTGCCCAGCTACACGTCCCTGTTCGACAACCCGGTGAAATGGGCCAGTGGGCTGGTGCTCGCCTGGGTGGCGTTGGCCTTCCTCTTCTCGGCCATCTATGCCCGACTGTCGCGGGCGCAGATGTTGGAGACGCTGTCCGAGGACTTCGTCCGCACCGCGCGGGCCAAGGGCCTGGCCAAACCCAAGGTGTACGGGCGGCACGCGCTGCGCGCGGCGATCACGCCGGTGGTGACCATCGCCGGCCTGGACGTGGGCGGGGCGCTGGGCGGCACGGTGATCACCGAGACGACGTTCGGCATCCAGGGGTTGGGGCGTACGGCGGTGGACGCGGTGCGCTCGGGTGACCTGCCCACCATCATGGCCACCGTGCTGATCGCGGCCGTCTTCGTGGTGTTGGCGAACGTGCTGGTGGACCTGCTCTACGCGGCCATCGATCCCCGGGTGCGGCTGCGCTGA
- a CDS encoding ABC transporter permease, translated as MSLSPVEGVALAEIESGAEGGAPEVKGVVGRSPGQLAWLRLRRDRTAKVSGILLIFFMLLALAAPLVEMVYGISPRDQFQNLLDGFGMPLGYAGGVTGDHWFGLEPGLGRDIFIRLIYGLRTSLFIAFAAALITATIGVVLGALAGYLGGWFDAVINWITDLTLAMPFLIIALALTPTLTLRFYGERGQVSAAFGVGVLIAVFAIFGWTSTARLVRGQVIALREREFVEAAKASGAGLGHMLFRQLLPNIWAPILVSFSLAVPQFITSEAALSFIGVGLSDETPSFGRMIYDSLDFLQTDPAYVFFPGIMIFALVFAFNLFGDALRDALDPKSSR; from the coding sequence GTGAGCCTGTCCCCGGTGGAGGGTGTGGCGCTGGCCGAGATCGAGTCCGGTGCCGAGGGGGGCGCGCCCGAGGTGAAGGGTGTCGTCGGCCGCTCGCCGGGTCAGCTCGCCTGGCTCCGGTTGCGCCGCGACCGTACGGCCAAGGTCAGCGGGATACTGCTGATCTTCTTCATGCTGCTGGCGCTGGCCGCCCCGCTGGTCGAGATGGTCTACGGGATCAGCCCGCGGGACCAGTTCCAGAACCTGCTGGACGGCTTCGGCATGCCGCTGGGTTACGCCGGCGGTGTGACCGGGGACCACTGGTTCGGTCTGGAGCCAGGGCTGGGTCGGGACATCTTCATCCGGCTGATCTACGGGCTGCGGACCTCGCTGTTCATCGCGTTCGCCGCAGCCCTGATCACCGCGACGATCGGCGTGGTGCTCGGTGCCCTCGCCGGCTACCTCGGCGGCTGGTTCGACGCGGTGATCAACTGGATCACCGACCTGACGCTGGCCATGCCGTTCCTGATCATCGCCTTGGCGCTCACCCCCACCCTGACGCTGCGCTTCTACGGCGAGCGGGGGCAGGTGTCGGCGGCCTTCGGCGTGGGCGTGCTGATCGCCGTCTTCGCCATCTTCGGCTGGACCAGTACGGCAAGGCTGGTCCGTGGGCAGGTGATCGCGCTGCGCGAGCGCGAGTTCGTGGAGGCGGCCAAGGCCAGCGGCGCCGGGCTGGGGCACATGCTCTTCCGGCAACTGCTGCCGAACATCTGGGCGCCGATCCTGGTCTCGTTCTCGCTGGCGGTGCCGCAGTTCATCACCAGCGAGGCCGCGCTCTCGTTCATCGGCGTCGGCCTCAGCGACGAGACCCCGAGTTTCGGCCGGATGATCTACGACAGTCTGGACTTCCTCCAGACCGACCCGGCGTACGTGTTCTTCCCGGGCATCATGATCTTCGCTCTGGTGTTCGCCTTCAACCTCTTCGGCGACGCGTTGCGTGACGCGCTCGACCCGAAGTCGTCCCGGTAG
- a CDS encoding ABC transporter ATP-binding protein, giving the protein MTDEPLLRVRGLSKHFPVRQGLRATGLVRAVDGLDFDVRPGETLGLVGESGCGKTTTGRMLVRLLEPTSGTIEFAGRDITHAGRRELRPLRQDLQIIFQDPYASLNPRHTVGRIVAMPLQVNGIKPPGGIKARVQELLELVGLNPEHYNRYPHEFSGGQRQRIGIARALALRPKLIVADEPVSALDVSIQAQVVNLLRDLQRELGLAFVFIAHDLAVVRHFCQRVAVMYLGRIVEIGDRADIYERPQHPYTRALLSAIPDVTKLGPAGRIRLTGDVPTPLDPPSGCRFRTRCWKAQDICATEEPALVPRDGGNQATACHFPEGEAASTSPEPVGSAAPIVEEVPS; this is encoded by the coding sequence ATGACCGATGAGCCGTTGCTGCGGGTCCGCGGCCTGAGCAAGCATTTCCCGGTACGCCAGGGGTTGCGCGCCACCGGCCTGGTGCGGGCGGTGGACGGGCTCGACTTCGATGTGCGCCCGGGCGAGACGCTCGGGCTGGTGGGGGAGTCGGGCTGCGGCAAGACCACCACGGGCCGGATGCTGGTGCGGCTGCTGGAGCCGACCAGCGGCACCATCGAGTTTGCCGGGCGCGACATCACCCACGCGGGCCGCCGGGAGTTGCGCCCGCTGCGCCAGGACCTGCAGATCATTTTCCAGGACCCGTACGCCTCGCTGAACCCCCGACACACGGTCGGCCGGATCGTGGCGATGCCGTTGCAGGTCAACGGGATCAAGCCGCCGGGTGGGATCAAGGCCCGGGTGCAGGAGTTGCTGGAGCTGGTCGGGTTGAATCCGGAGCACTACAACCGGTACCCGCACGAGTTCTCCGGCGGCCAGCGTCAGCGCATCGGCATCGCCCGCGCGCTCGCCCTGCGACCCAAGCTCATCGTCGCGGACGAGCCGGTCTCCGCGCTGGACGTCTCGATCCAGGCACAGGTCGTCAACCTGCTGCGCGACCTGCAGCGGGAGCTTGGCCTGGCGTTCGTGTTCATCGCGCACGACCTGGCCGTGGTCCGGCACTTCTGCCAGCGGGTCGCGGTCATGTACCTGGGCCGGATCGTGGAGATCGGCGACCGGGCGGACATCTACGAGCGCCCGCAGCACCCGTACACCCGGGCGCTGCTCTCGGCGATCCCGGACGTCACCAAGCTCGGCCCGGCGGGCCGGATCCGGCTGACCGGTGACGTGCCCACCCCGCTCGACCCGCCCTCGGGATGCCGGTTCCGCACCCGCTGCTGGAAGGCGCAGGACATCTGCGCCACCGAGGAGCCGGCGCTGGTCCCACGCGACGGCGGCAACCAGGCCACCGCGTGTCACTTCCCCGAAGGGGAAGCGGCCAGCACGAGTCCCGAACCGGTGGGGTCGGCTGCCCCGATCGTCGAGGAGGTGCCGTCGTGA
- a CDS encoding ABC transporter ATP-binding protein: MPAQRTNEDAYLRVSDLRVRFDTEDGVVRAVDGVSFAVERGRTLGIVGESGSGKSVTSLAILGLHDPKRTTITGEISVGGRQVVGLGDEEVRRLRGRDMAMIFQDPLSALHPYYTVGRQIAEAYRVHHPKVNRRAARQRAIDMLDRVGIPQPARRFDQYPHEFSGGMRQRAMIAMSLVNDPALLIADEPTTALDVTVQAQILDLLADLQAEFHSAIILITHDLGVVGQVADEVLVMYGGRAVERGSVEQVLRSPQHPYTWGLLSSVPSLHGDADADLLPIRGNPPSLINLPPGCAFHPRCRYADRTGGRSHSEVPALRPAGEADAADGNGHLVACHLSAEERTALYAEDIASVGVAR, from the coding sequence GTGCCGGCCCAGCGCACCAACGAGGACGCCTACCTGCGGGTGAGTGATCTGCGGGTCCGGTTCGACACCGAGGACGGCGTGGTGCGCGCGGTCGACGGGGTGTCGTTCGCCGTCGAGCGGGGCCGCACCCTCGGCATCGTCGGTGAGTCCGGCTCCGGCAAGAGCGTCACCTCGCTGGCCATCCTCGGCCTGCACGACCCCAAGCGGACCACCATCACCGGGGAGATCTCCGTCGGTGGCCGGCAGGTGGTCGGCCTCGGGGACGAGGAGGTACGTCGGCTGCGCGGCCGGGACATGGCGATGATCTTCCAGGATCCACTGTCGGCACTGCACCCCTACTACACGGTGGGCCGGCAGATCGCCGAGGCGTACCGGGTGCACCACCCGAAGGTCAACCGGCGCGCGGCCCGTCAGCGAGCGATCGACATGCTGGACCGGGTCGGCATCCCGCAGCCGGCGCGCCGCTTCGACCAGTACCCGCACGAGTTCTCCGGCGGTATGCGGCAACGGGCGATGATCGCGATGTCCCTGGTCAACGACCCGGCGCTGCTGATCGCGGACGAGCCGACCACCGCACTGGACGTCACCGTCCAGGCGCAGATCCTGGACCTGCTCGCCGACCTCCAGGCCGAGTTCCACTCCGCGATCATCCTGATCACCCACGACCTCGGCGTGGTCGGCCAGGTCGCCGACGAGGTGCTGGTCATGTACGGCGGGCGCGCCGTCGAGCGGGGCAGCGTGGAGCAGGTGCTCCGCTCGCCGCAGCACCCGTACACCTGGGGGTTGCTCTCCAGCGTGCCGTCGCTGCACGGCGACGCGGACGCGGACCTGTTGCCGATCCGGGGCAACCCGCCCAGCCTGATCAACCTGCCGCCTGGCTGCGCGTTCCACCCACGCTGTCGGTACGCGGACCGCACCGGCGGCCGCTCCCACAGCGAGGTGCCCGCGCTGCGCCCCGCCGGCGAGGCCGACGCGGCCGACGGCAACGGCCACCTGGTCGCCTGCCACCTGAGCGCCGAGGAGCGCACCGCGCTCTACGCCGAGGACATCGCATCCGTGGGGGTGGCCCGATGA
- a CDS encoding Uma2 family endonuclease, whose product MTAAVFNHEGPWTEEEYLALGETQQRVELFDGSLHVTPAPTPRHQRISRRLGNILEAAAEAAGLELLEAVNVRLRPGRIPIPDLVVTNPIDLDELTIEATDVRLVCEIISPSNASTDKVLKMHYYAAAGIEWYLLVEQVTGAMRLYRRQGGHFVEKATTKRGEALELTEPVRATIRPEDLVP is encoded by the coding sequence ATGACCGCGGCAGTGTTCAACCACGAAGGCCCGTGGACCGAAGAGGAGTACCTCGCCCTCGGCGAGACGCAGCAACGCGTCGAACTCTTCGACGGGAGCCTCCACGTGACCCCAGCCCCCACCCCCCGGCATCAACGCATTTCCCGCAGGCTCGGCAACATCCTCGAAGCAGCTGCTGAGGCCGCCGGTCTCGAACTGCTGGAGGCGGTGAACGTCCGGCTCCGGCCCGGTCGGATACCGATCCCCGACCTCGTCGTCACCAACCCGATCGATCTCGACGAGCTGACCATCGAGGCGACCGACGTCCGGCTGGTCTGCGAGATCATTTCGCCGAGCAACGCGTCCACCGACAAGGTGCTCAAGATGCACTACTACGCCGCGGCCGGCATCGAGTGGTATCTGTTGGTGGAGCAGGTGACGGGTGCCATGCGCCTCTACCGGCGGCAGGGCGGCCACTTCGTGGAGAAGGCAACGACAAAGCGCGGCGAGGCGTTGGAGCTGACCGAGCCGGTGCGGGCCACGATCCGGCCGGAGGATCTCGTCCCCTGA
- a CDS encoding TldD/PmbA family protein, whose translation MTEFDAATAAVQAALDAGARYADARVMHRRYESMTARNGDVEELTQDESIGLGVRALVGASWGFYAVPDLSDAAARDAGRRAARTAMASARVPGPPVDLVPVEAVTASWASGCQIDPLGVPLSDKGDLLVGATRTMAEHGADLAEGLYQIWDTAKWFVSSEGHRIDQRIRECGGGISATSIGDGETQRRSWPSYRGQYGTTGWELVESLDLAAHAAQIAEESRALLTAPPCPAGETDLILGGEQLALQIHESVGHAIELDRILGWEAAFAGTSWLDLAQLGSLRYGSELMNITIDPTIPGALGSFGFDDEGSPAVKRDAVRDGRWVGVLAGRDSAAIASLDYGGSVRADGWARLPMVRMTNVGLEPGPHTLDEIIEATDDGVLMDLNRSWSIDDKRLNFQFGCEVGWEIKKGRRGRMLRNPTYTGIGPLFWRSMDMLSSETVSWGTPNCGKGQPGQTGHTGHPAAPARFRNVRVGVSA comes from the coding sequence ATGACCGAGTTCGACGCGGCCACCGCCGCCGTCCAAGCCGCCCTCGACGCGGGCGCACGGTACGCCGACGCCCGGGTGATGCACCGCCGCTACGAGTCGATGACCGCGCGCAACGGGGACGTGGAAGAGCTGACCCAGGACGAGAGCATCGGGCTCGGTGTCCGGGCGCTGGTCGGGGCGAGTTGGGGCTTCTACGCCGTACCCGATCTCTCGGACGCCGCCGCCCGCGACGCCGGCCGACGTGCGGCGCGGACGGCGATGGCCAGCGCTCGGGTGCCCGGCCCGCCGGTCGACCTGGTGCCGGTCGAGGCGGTCACCGCCAGCTGGGCCTCCGGTTGCCAGATCGACCCGCTCGGGGTGCCGCTGTCGGACAAGGGTGACCTGCTGGTCGGCGCGACCCGCACGATGGCCGAACACGGCGCGGACCTGGCCGAAGGCCTCTACCAGATCTGGGACACCGCCAAGTGGTTCGTCTCCAGCGAGGGCCACCGGATCGACCAGCGGATCCGCGAGTGCGGTGGCGGCATCTCCGCCACCTCGATCGGTGACGGCGAGACGCAGCGCCGGTCCTGGCCGAGCTACCGAGGGCAGTACGGCACCACCGGCTGGGAGCTGGTCGAGTCGCTCGACCTGGCCGCGCACGCCGCGCAGATCGCCGAGGAGTCCAGGGCGCTGCTCACCGCACCGCCGTGCCCGGCCGGTGAGACCGATCTGATCCTCGGCGGCGAGCAGTTGGCCCTGCAGATCCACGAGTCGGTGGGTCACGCCATCGAGCTGGACCGGATCCTCGGCTGGGAGGCGGCGTTCGCCGGCACGTCCTGGCTGGACCTGGCCCAGCTCGGCTCGCTGCGCTACGGCTCGGAGCTGATGAACATCACCATCGACCCGACGATCCCGGGCGCGTTGGGCAGCTTCGGTTTCGACGACGAGGGTTCCCCGGCGGTCAAGCGGGACGCGGTCCGCGACGGCCGCTGGGTGGGTGTGCTCGCCGGCCGGGACTCCGCCGCCATCGCCAGCCTGGACTACGGCGGCAGCGTACGGGCCGACGGGTGGGCCCGGCTGCCGATGGTGCGGATGACCAACGTGGGTCTGGAACCCGGTCCGCACACTCTGGACGAGATCATCGAGGCGACCGACGACGGCGTGCTGATGGACCTCAACCGGTCCTGGTCGATCGACGACAAGCGGCTCAACTTCCAGTTCGGCTGCGAGGTCGGGTGGGAGATCAAGAAGGGTCGGCGGGGGCGGATGCTGCGCAATCCCACGTACACCGGAATCGGCCCGCTCTTCTGGCGGTCGATGGACATGCTCTCCAGCGAGACGGTCTCCTGGGGCACGCCCAACTGCGGCAAGGGCCAACCCGGCCAGACCGGGCACACCGGCCACCCGGCCGCGCCGGCCCGGTTCCGCAACGTCCGGGTGGGGGTGTCCGCGTGA
- a CDS encoding TldD/PmbA family protein, with product MSGPTELELAGQVIELVRRLGGPAAQAEAVVTRADLALTRFANSAIHQNVAESTVGVRLRLHVDGRTAAGSGSVVTADGLRALVERTLAAARLCPPDPGWPGLAPPAPAPDAPGVDEATAYAEPDQRADRVGAFVAAAGGLTTAGYCRTAHRSSAFANSAGHTAHGRSAEAAMDGIARLDGADGVARRYTDQLSDLDGAELGAQAAAKAQAAADPLELPPGRYEVVFEPAAVADLLQNLSWYGFNGKRYAERQSFAEPGAAQFDSTVTLVDDPLGSSGLPFDAEGTGRRALTLVEAGTTRAVTHDRRTAAEAGAESTGHAVAGGATWGPMARNLRLSGAQAGPASPVGRSTTGAAAGAVVDADTAALVAGVRRGLLVSDLWYTRVLDPKSLVVTGLTRNGVWLIEDGTVVRAVRDLRFTESYPRALGPGAVLGLGARAVRQPDRVDGAWWAAPSLRLASWHFTGGASG from the coding sequence GTGAGTGGGCCTACGGAGTTGGAGCTGGCTGGGCAGGTCATCGAGCTGGTCCGGCGCCTCGGCGGCCCGGCCGCGCAGGCCGAGGCGGTGGTGACGCGCGCGGATCTGGCGCTGACCCGCTTCGCCAACTCGGCCATCCACCAGAACGTCGCGGAGTCGACCGTCGGAGTTCGGCTCCGGCTGCACGTCGACGGTCGGACCGCCGCGGGCAGCGGAAGCGTGGTCACCGCCGACGGGCTGCGCGCGTTGGTGGAGCGCACCCTGGCCGCGGCGCGGCTCTGCCCGCCCGATCCGGGCTGGCCGGGGCTTGCACCGCCCGCACCCGCACCGGACGCGCCGGGAGTCGACGAGGCCACCGCGTACGCCGAGCCGGATCAGCGGGCCGACCGGGTCGGCGCGTTCGTGGCCGCCGCCGGGGGCCTCACCACGGCCGGATACTGCCGCACCGCGCACCGCTCGTCGGCGTTCGCCAACTCGGCCGGGCACACCGCGCACGGCCGCTCCGCGGAGGCGGCGATGGACGGCATCGCCCGCCTCGACGGCGCGGACGGGGTGGCCCGGCGCTACACCGACCAGCTCTCCGACCTCGACGGTGCCGAGTTGGGCGCGCAGGCGGCGGCGAAGGCGCAGGCCGCGGCGGACCCGCTCGAGCTGCCCCCGGGGCGTTACGAGGTGGTGTTCGAGCCGGCCGCTGTGGCCGACCTGCTGCAGAACCTCTCCTGGTACGGCTTCAACGGCAAGCGGTACGCCGAGCGGCAGTCGTTCGCGGAGCCGGGGGCGGCCCAGTTCGACTCGACGGTGACCCTGGTCGACGACCCGCTGGGCTCGTCGGGTCTACCGTTCGACGCGGAGGGCACCGGTCGACGGGCGCTGACCCTGGTCGAGGCGGGCACCACCCGGGCGGTGACACACGACCGGCGGACGGCCGCCGAGGCGGGCGCGGAGTCCACCGGGCACGCGGTCGCGGGTGGGGCAACCTGGGGCCCGATGGCCCGCAACCTACGCCTCTCCGGCGCGCAGGCCGGCCCGGCCAGCCCGGTTGGCCGGAGCACCACCGGCGCGGCGGCCGGTGCGGTGGTCGACGCGGACACCGCGGCGCTGGTCGCTGGCGTACGCCGAGGGTTGTTGGTCAGCGATCTCTGGTACACCCGGGTGCTGGACCCGAAGAGCCTCGTCGTCACCGGGTTGACCCGCAACGGCGTCTGGTTGATCGAGGACGGCACCGTCGTGCGGGCGGTACGCGACCTGCGGTTCACCGAGTCGTACCCGCGGGCCCTCGGGCCCGGGGCGGTGCTCGGGCTGGGCGCGCGGGCGGTGCGCCAACCGGACCGGGTGGACGGTGCGTGGTGGGCTGCGCCCTCGCTGCGACTCGCGTCCTGGCACTTCACCGGAGGTGCGTCCGGCTGA